The sequence below is a genomic window from Wyeomyia smithii strain HCP4-BCI-WySm-NY-G18 chromosome 1, ASM2978416v1, whole genome shotgun sequence.
gccggatgagcgtcaagcgaaggctatatttagcaggaatcccgatagaggtcattgacttcggggtagaccccgcactcgttggatgtgtgctgtcgacgaggatgcacgcgaaataggtgttaggggcgattggaggatagcagcccaagaccgagtgacatggcgacgtattctggattcggcactggattgataatcggtctgtcgccttaaaagtaaagtaaagtaaagtaggtAAGTAACAAGTGGCCCCTGGTCCCCTGGTaacatattatatatatatatatatatatatatatatatatatatatatatatatatatatatatatatatatatatatatatatatatatatatatatatatatatatatatataaagataGAGATAAAAATATTAGTTATAATGAGTAATTAAACAACAGATGCGTACTTAACTTCATTCAATTACTTCAATTTTTGTTCTTCTTTTTTCAGGGTGTCTTTTTCCATTTCTGTTTTTCTAGATGCTATATCAGTTTTATTATTTGGGCAAATGTGGTCTGGATTTTGTTATATTTCTTCGTCTGGTGCGCTAGCAGCTTCCAATCCTAGCATTACCTCTTCCTCTTCATCAGAAAAACCTTCGAAATCAGATGACCATAATTCACCGTTGCTGCTCTCCTCCCAATCACTTTCTTTGCTATCGTCATATTCAGATTCGACCATATCATTGAACAGCCTGCTAAAAGCTGTTTTATACTGTTCTATGTTGCCCGCTAAATCCTTCCAGTACCTTAGAGATGCGCCAGATCTTTCTATATCCTGCTTTGCTTTCATGTATAGCAAGGACGACCAATTTTCTTTTTTCCCgggattttaaattttaaagctTTGGACATAATTTCTTGAGGTCCTCTTCTTAGCACACGACCAAAGAATTTAAGCCTTGCCACGCGGatcttattgtttattgttcggCCTCCTAGTTCTATCACCGCTAGGTGTTGCGAGTTACTATTGTTAGTATCAGCATGCGGAGTAACATCGGTCGGTGACTCACGTACTTTTTCTTCGCTCCTTTTACATATTGCCTTCAGCGCTTCCAACATTGTATTTTCCATCCTCCGCAAAGAATTTCGATTTCGCTTCAGAATCGTTGCGGCTTCCATCGAGTAAGTCACCACTGGCGTGATGAGTGTGTGGTATAGACGTTTTACCATTTCCTCCGGTAAAGGATGCTCTTTTATAAACCTGCTTAGGCAGTGAAAGGCTTTATATGCCTTTTTTATTCTTTCTGCTGTTGTCTCACTCCTGTTAAGGTTACTTGTAATGTAGGCACCTAGATGTCTCATTTTTGTGACTACAGTGAGATTATTTCTCCGAAATttcggtgcttattacgggagtcacttcacggtgaaatatatttcactctcacgctcacttcatttttttagacctattcccgattccaccttgagtgaggtgacaaaaatcacctccgtagaGTGAGATtgatagtgaagtgaaattaagaataggacaagtgaaatgagcttgtttcccagctcaaaaagtcccagaaagtcagttttcccttttttttagataccaccagatcttgacgtgttctgcatttctaagacattcggcataaaaaaaatgtttttttcggtatcgaaaattttctgaactagtttgcatttttttcatcgggcaaaaaaaatgaaaaattgaccgctttaaggcacggatcaaactctgattcgctccGTTActaaagaataaatccaatatttaccattagatcacaaaacAATCAACTtcaagacttatggcagcttcgtggaatcatttcaccgttcaaaatggtcgtgaaataattccacgcgaagcgtcgctttttccgttctcacttcactgatatgacactcataataacccagattccacggcagatgtcactttgcgacgtttttctcacttacgtgagtcccgtaataggattttgttcacttcactctgatttcaccgtgaagtgactcccgtaataagcaccttcgTTTAGTGGCGGCAGCATCGTTGTTCACATCGTATGGGTTTCGGATTAGGATCTTTGTCTTTTCTGTGTTTATCTCAAGACCTATCGATGCCAATAACGGTTCTAATAAGGCTATAATCCTTTCAATATCTTCTTCAGTGGAACACACGAAGATGATATCGTCAGCGTAAGCTAGGATAAGCGGTAACACGATTTGTTCCAACTGATCTAGTCTGAGTTCCTCTTTTAACGTCGAAAGCACGTGATGAAGCATTAGGATAAATAGAATGGGGCTTATTGGACATCCTTGTTTTATCCCTTTTGTTTTTCTTATCGATTGCGTTCGTTGACCGGACCATTGTAAAGACGTTCGTTCAGTCAAGCAGGCCTTAAGAATCCGGTTTATCAGTGAGTGTGCTACACCTAGCGAAGGTAGGATTGCTGCTGTCTTCGAAACGTCAATGCGATCGAACGCTTGCTTCAGATCCAGTGAAACCAAAATAGTGTTTTGTCCCTTTCTCCATCGTTCATCTAGAATCTGTCGCAAAACGAATATTTGATCTGTCGAGCTTCTCTTACTCTGGAACGCCATCTGATAAAATGGGAACTGAGGCAGCTGTTTTTCTAGACGATTGAGTAAAATTTTCGCGTATACTTTGTAGGCGACGGAGCAGAGAGTTATACACATGTAGTCCTGAATGGAACAAGGTGTTGGGTTCTTTGGTATAGGGATGctgtattatttttattctcgcCAGGATTGTGGCTACCTCCATCCTGCTTGGCTCGGGACCTGAGAAACGATTGTCATCCTCTGGCAGCAGTTCTATGCTGATATCTGTCTGCTGTTCCTTCAGCTTCCCATTCTCGAATATGTATGTATTTTattcgtttgctttgcatctTGCGGCGGTGACTTTTTATGAAGCGAAAGGTTTTggtcatttttttctagtttattATCTCCATTCGTTTCCTCGAAAAACTTTTGGACTTTCTCttcgaaatgtttttcaaacgctgctttttttttctttgcggGCTTTTTCACTATCTTTTCTTAGCACTGTATCGGAACGATTTTTCAGCAGTTTCTGGTGAGTTTCGCATTATCCGTTAACAGATTGCTGGTACTAAAATTTTATGCATGTTAGGAATTAAGCTTGGATATTTGTCTGCCGTAAATCCTTAAGAAACTCGGCGCGGATgaagttatttttttctaagtttttccCATCAACTTCAGAAGAGTCGACGCTAGATTTGAAAGACagaattttttgtatttttacccAGCCTTGGTATCAACACTAACTTTCCGTCAGTTGTCCGGAATTTTTATGCTCAAAAAGGCTTAGCACTCAGTAAATAGAAAATTTCGTGAACATAATGCGACGTTGTAAGTCTGAATATGAGGTTCTAAAGCTCTTCGAAGTACGAACCAGAAGTCACTGATGAGCCAAGGAAGTGGGTATTCATAGAAACTTCCAGCGTTTCTCTACTAATGAGTCTTTTTTTTCATACTCAAAGCCATTCGTATGATTATTGGATATCACCCTTTTGCAGTCGCGTTACCTTAGGCGGAGCCTGAATGTTCTCACAGAATGGACCTATTTTTGACTTTGCATTGTTGAGTGAGAGAAGCTCTGTGGGCATCTCAGTTGGACGTGATTTTAGGCCTGTTGAACAAGTGTCTAGCTTTGCGACGTAGATTACTGAAAGTTTTGTTCCACCAGACTACATTACAATAGACTACCCGATTCTTTAACATTATCATTTGTGTCGACGCGGTGTTAAATTCATGTTACATCAAAAACTATTTCTCCACAAAACTCACCAATTTGACTagatgctgctgctgcagtgGCGATGGCGACGGCACCACCGGTGACGACTATCGCACTGCCACTGGTGTGATTATTATTGTTACTACTAACGGAGGAACATACAGACGCAACGACGGACGACACAGAAGAGGTACAGGGCGACGACGAGGATGTAGAcagttgctgctgttgttgaaGGGCGGCAGCAGCCGCGCTGTGTGATGATTGcataccaccaccaccaccggaATCCACTGCCGGGTTCTGATGGGTACTCAGCTGATGGTTTTTTAGTCTTTGGGAGGTTTTGTAGCTTTTGCCGCAATGACACTTGAAGCCTTTCCGGACTCGACTGAAATGGAATTCGTTTTTAAATCAGTACGCCGACTACGACGGATCCAACTTACTTTCCATCCTTTTTGTGGCCATTTTTCGAGTGATACTTAATGCCGTTGACGTTTTTGTAACGCTTTTTACAACCCGGTACGGGACATGCAAAAGGTTTCTCATTGGAGGAATTGAGTCCATTGGCACCGGAAGAAGAGTGCCGCCTAATTTTGAGAATaacattggaaaaaatcttactaCAAGTTAGATTGAAACTTACCTGCTCCCGTAGCGCATTATAAACTCCGAGCTGAACTCCTCTGTGGTCCAGGAGTCATTACTGTCCTCCGACTCGGACACCATCATATCATCATCGTCCATTTCGCTTCCTGCAGCAACCAATCATCAAACAAAACCCATCCATTATCCAATAGGAAACTTACCGGTAGGCGTCGTACTCCGATTAGACGATGACATACTGTAACTGTGATGCTTGATGGCAATCTTCCGCTTCATGTCGGTTCCGGCCGAACCGGTTGACGCCAGTTTCTCTCCTCCACCCGGACCACTTCCACCTGACGACCCGGTGGCACCCCCTTTGCCACCGGCTCCCGATGCTGTCGTTCCACCGGAGAGAACTCCCCCCACCAGTGAGCCATTACTGCCGAGCAGCGACGACGAATTAGTGCTGCCCGGTGTCCCTGGTGGGGTACTCTGATAGCCGGTTCCATCACCGGCATTTGCTCCTCCCCCTGAAGCTCCCTTGAGGGCACCACCAAGACCAGTGGTGCCACCGTTCAGCAGTGTGTTCTCCTTACGCGATGGATCAGTGATGAAGCGAAGCACGTAACTCAGCGGAAGACAAGTGGACTGAGATTTTTCCTTCTGCCCGAGGATCTGGGAGTCGTAGTCtgcgagagaaagagaaagtaaaaatatgttaacttttttttctaatatcgAAACATCGACTACTGAGGTTGATTTTTATGGTAAGATGATTTAAGTAAATTTCTGCATTCCATTGCAAACTAAAATAAGAATGGTTCACGTTCTCAATCCACATCGAGAGCAAGGTCGACGGAAAACAGATGAGAtgataattattttcaacacACCGGCAGCAAATAAAGCGGAACGATATTAAACCAGAGAACAATTACCAACAGGTACCTACCTACAATACCTGAATCGATTCATCGCTAGCGTTTTCCATGTTCTTCGCACTCACTATGCGCGCAGTGCTTCCCGAACTCGTTCAAAGCAAGCTGTGCTTGCCCATAAACTTTCCAACCCACCACCCACCATTCATTCAGTTTGTACGTCAGAGCGCCAGCACCCACACTCACACGTTCACATAAAGATTCTCAGCGAGTTCTTCGATTGCCACTCACTACTGGCAATCATCAACAAACTCTCCCGCCCGACTGAGCTGTCAATGATTAGTCATATTCGCCCATAGCTTCTCTCTATTTACATCGGTTGGAATTGTAAACAAAGACTTTACGTAAAATGACCAATATTTTGAATTACACTTTAAAAAGCGTATTACGTCATGGTACTATTTGTTTTAGTTTTGATGTCATAATGGTATAATTTAATATTGGACGCGCAATAGAATCTTGGCAACGTCGCCGCGTAACGCGATGATGTGCTATGAGATCATGCACCGCGGCCGCGGAAGAAGCCGCTATCTCGCTTCCTTCCGACGATTTATCCTATCCGAAATTCCACTTGCCGCTGTGTTTACACCTATACAAAACTTCTCAATGCCCTGTGTGAGAAACAGCACACACCTTGCGCTCTCGCTTCAGCATTAATGACCACCGAGGGTGGTTTATGTCCCGACTAGAAACTCCGCTCACGCTGGGCGAAGAGTGTGAGTACCGTAACATGACTCACGCACACACCCACCAAAACCTATCCGTCGTCGTCACTATATTTGTTAATAAATGGCCAACACTAATTGGAGTTCAGGGCACCCCTAAAAGGCCCCAAAAACGGGTCCCGCTTGGGGGCTACTGCATCCGCCAttccccaaaaaaaaaaagcaaacgcTACTCACCAATGTGTGTATCCTCGATGTGCTGAATCAAATCGCCCAAGCTGGGAAACGTAATGCCACAACCATTGAACTTGCATATGTTAATTAAAAACACAGCCATAT
It includes:
- the LOC129720542 gene encoding uncharacterized protein DDB_G0271670; translation: MAVFLINICKFNGCGITFPSLGDLIQHIEDTHIDYDSQILGQKEKSQSTCLPLSYVLRFITDPSRKENTLLNGGTTGLGGALKGASGGGANAGDGTGYQSTPPGTPGSTNSSSLLGSNGSLVGGVLSGGTTASGAGGKGGATGSSGGSGPGGGEKLASTGSAGTDMKRKIAIKHHSYSMSSSNRSTTPTGSEMDDDDMMVSESEDSNDSWTTEEFSSEFIMRYGSRRHSSSGANGLNSSNEKPFACPVPGCKKRYKNVNGIKYHSKNGHKKDGNRVRKGFKCHCGKSYKTSQRLKNHQLSTHQNPAVDSGGGGGMQSSHSAAAAALQQQQQLSTSSSSPCTSSVSSVVASVCSSVSSNNNNHTSGSAIVVTGGAVAIATAAAASSQIASSSSSSSSSSSSSSSSSSSSSAGSPNGKYDNLGILTPATSPKLTLMNTACSGQENLLPITPISPNGSSATSGGTTATGTGGSTGGGVAGGGGTTTLTSSKTAAVLSATTLVSQLQTEET